In Musa acuminata AAA Group cultivar baxijiao chromosome BXJ2-3, Cavendish_Baxijiao_AAA, whole genome shotgun sequence, the following proteins share a genomic window:
- the LOC103979234 gene encoding KH domain-containing protein HEN4 isoform X1, whose translation MKISMDERRTYGKNKSGSFRKRTYDQFDNGKRKKHNSGRDHGSTTTKPIDTIYRILCPVKKIGSVLGKGGDIVNTLRDETHAKIRVADAIPGAEERVIIIFSYLSQSEKNDSDQDLDDSDGNELEDMQPHCPAQDALLKIHDRIAADEILRGGVVQSKTEPDDVVTARILVPKNQVGCLLGKGGTIIQQLRSETGANIRVLPSDHLPPCAMDSDELVQVSGVPSIVKKALYRISTLLHQHPHKENPPLEDLIYASTQGSYHSEPSVPPPLPQGNRVWSQYHSDAHVPPTIPRFSRYLDEPSGYPPSNYGRSNFGNDGETVEEFSIRILCATVKIGGVIGKGGVNVRQLEQQTGAHIQVEDTAPEAEERVISISCKEVPWDTISPTIEAVLQLQSRTSASSENGVITTRLLVPSSKVGCILGQGGNIITEMRRRTKADIRVYSKDDKPKYTSANEELVQISGTRDVARDALAEIASRLRARTFRGGNAAVNPAPSAPFHGIPPLESRSDRGVPSYGNAALDYAPPSHFRGYTPESFSAREIPTSSMVGPGKSVGYSYPKGYDLQGYGQAHEAQYYSTPSAAPGFSHLSRYSNFNSSMDVKIPNSAVAPVIGADGSNISDIHQVGGRLKLHDPPFGAPERVDMHGSSDQLKVGHGPLPSYMTSGGQSFPPSQVLRPY comes from the exons ATGAAAAT CAGTATGGATGAAAGAAGGACATATGGGAAGAACAAATCCGGAAGTTTTAGAAAACGAACTTATGACCAATTTGATAATGGGAAAAGGAAGAAGCATAATTCTGGTCGTGATCATggttctactaccactaaacctaTTGATACTATTTATCGCATCCTTTGTCCTGTAAAGAAGATTGGTAGCGTTCTTGGGAAAGGAGGTGACATAGTTAATACCCTGAGAGATGAAACCCATGCAAAGATAAGGGTTGCAGATGCTATTCCTGGGGCAGAGGAAAGGGTAATTATCATATTTAGTTACCTGTCACAATCTGAAAAAAATGATTCCGATCAGGATTTGGACGATAGTGATGGAAATGAGCTAGAGGATATGCAGCCCCATTGTCCTGCCCAGGATGCTTTACTTAAGATCCATGATAGGATTGCTGCAGATGAGATTCTACGTGGTGGTGTGGTACAATCAAAGACTGAACCCGATGATGTTGTTACTGCTCGAATTTTGGTCCCAAAAAATCAAGTTGGATGTCTCCTTGGCAAGGGTGGAACAATTATTCAGCAACTGCGAAGTGAGACCGGTGCAAATATACGTGTATTGCCTTCAGATCACCTTCCACCTTGTGCTATGGACAGTGATGAACTAGTACAG GTATCAGGAGTGCCATCTATTGTGAAGAAGGCTTTATACAGAATTTCAACCTTGCTGCATCAGCATCCCCACAAGGAAAATCCTCCTCTAGAAGATCTTATATATGCCAGTACCCAAGGTTCATATCACTCTGAACCTTCCGTACCTCCCCCATTGCCTCAGGGAAATCGAGTGTGGTCCCAATATCACTCTGATGCCCATGTTCCACCAACAATACCACGGTTCAGTAGGTACCTAGATGAGCCATCTGGGTATCCTCCTAGTAATTATGGCAGAAGCAATTTTGGAAATGATGGTGAAACTGTAGAAGAATTTTCCATTAGAATTTTATGTGCTACAGTGAAGATCGGTGGGGTGATTGGCAAGGGTGGGGTCAATGTCAGACAATTAGAGCAACAGACAGGTGCTCACATTCAAGTTGAGGACACTGCTCCTGAGGCTGAGGAACGTGTGATTAGTATTTCATGTAAGGAG GTTCCTTGGGATACAATTTCTCCAACAATTGAAGCTGTTCTTCAACTTCAAAGCAGAACAAGTGCAAGCTCTGAAAATGGTGTTATCACAACACGATTGCTTGTTCCATCTAGTAAAGTTGGTTGCATTCTTGGACAAGGTGGCAACATAATAACAGAAATGAGAAGGCGAACTAAAGCAGATATTCGTGTTTACTCCAAGGATGACAAGCCAAAATATACATCTGCGAATGAAGAACTAGTGCAG ATTTCTGGAACTCGAGATGTTGCACGGGACGCACTTGCAGAGATTGCTTCTAGGCTCAGAGCAAGGACTTTCCGAGGCGGGAATGCTGCTGTTAATCCTGCACCTAGTGCACCTTTTCATGGAATTCCTCCTTTAGAAAGCAGGTCTGACCGAGGTGTACCATCATATGGAAATGCTGCGTTAGATTATGCACCACCGAGCCATTTTCGTGGTTACACTCCTGAAAGCTTTTCTGCTCGAGAAATACCAACATCTAGCATGGTTGGACCTGGGAAATCTGTCGGTTACAGTTACCCAAAG GGTTATGATCTGCAGGGTTATGGACAGGCACACGAAGCTCAATACTATTCTACACCATCAGCTGCTCCTGG TTTCTCTCATTTGTCCAGGTACTCTAATTTTAACAGTTCTATGGACGTCAAGATTCCTAATAGTGCAGTGGCACCCGTTATTGGAGCTGATGGTAGCAATATTTCTGATATACATCAG GTTGGTGGACGGTTAAAATTACATGATCCACCTTTTGGTGCTCCGGAGCGTGTTGATATGCATGGTTCATCTGATCAGTTGAAGGTAGGACACGGCCCTCTTCCATCCTACATGACATCTGGGGGACAAAGTTTTCCACCATCTCAGGTACTTCGTCCATATTAG
- the LOC103979234 gene encoding KH domain-containing protein HEN4 isoform X5: MKISMDERRTYGKNKSGSFRKRTYDQFDNGKRKKHNSGRDHGSTTTKPIDTIYRILCPVKKIGSVLGKGGDIVNTLRDETHAKIRVADAIPGAEERVIIIFSYLSQSEKNDSDQDLDDSDGNELEDMQPHCPAQDALLKIHDRIAADEILRGGVVQSKTEPDDVVTARILVPKNQVGCLLGKGGTIIQQLRSETGANIRVLPSDHLPPCAMDSDELVQVSGVPSIVKKALYRISTLLHQHPHKENPPLEDLIYASTQGSYHSEPSVPPPLPQGNRVWSQYHSDAHVPPTIPRFSRYLDEPSGYPPSNYGRSNFGNDGETVEEFSIRILCATVKIGGVIGKGGVNVRQLEQQTGAHIQVEDTAPEAEERVISISCKEVPWDTISPTIEAVLQLQSRTSASSENGVITTRLLVPSSKVGCILGQGGNIITEMRRRTKADIRVYSKDDKPKYTSANEELVQISGTRDVARDALAEIASRLRARTFRGGNAAVNPAPSAPFHGIPPLESRSDRGVPSYGNAALDYAPPSHFRGYTPESFSAREIPTSSMVGPGKSVGYSYPKGYDLQGYGQAHEAQYYSTPSAAPGYSNFNSSMDVKIPNSAVAPVIGADGSNISDIHQVGGRLKLHDPPFGAPERVDMHGSSDQLKVGHGPLPSYMTSGGQSFPPSQVLRPY, translated from the exons ATGAAAAT CAGTATGGATGAAAGAAGGACATATGGGAAGAACAAATCCGGAAGTTTTAGAAAACGAACTTATGACCAATTTGATAATGGGAAAAGGAAGAAGCATAATTCTGGTCGTGATCATggttctactaccactaaacctaTTGATACTATTTATCGCATCCTTTGTCCTGTAAAGAAGATTGGTAGCGTTCTTGGGAAAGGAGGTGACATAGTTAATACCCTGAGAGATGAAACCCATGCAAAGATAAGGGTTGCAGATGCTATTCCTGGGGCAGAGGAAAGGGTAATTATCATATTTAGTTACCTGTCACAATCTGAAAAAAATGATTCCGATCAGGATTTGGACGATAGTGATGGAAATGAGCTAGAGGATATGCAGCCCCATTGTCCTGCCCAGGATGCTTTACTTAAGATCCATGATAGGATTGCTGCAGATGAGATTCTACGTGGTGGTGTGGTACAATCAAAGACTGAACCCGATGATGTTGTTACTGCTCGAATTTTGGTCCCAAAAAATCAAGTTGGATGTCTCCTTGGCAAGGGTGGAACAATTATTCAGCAACTGCGAAGTGAGACCGGTGCAAATATACGTGTATTGCCTTCAGATCACCTTCCACCTTGTGCTATGGACAGTGATGAACTAGTACAG GTATCAGGAGTGCCATCTATTGTGAAGAAGGCTTTATACAGAATTTCAACCTTGCTGCATCAGCATCCCCACAAGGAAAATCCTCCTCTAGAAGATCTTATATATGCCAGTACCCAAGGTTCATATCACTCTGAACCTTCCGTACCTCCCCCATTGCCTCAGGGAAATCGAGTGTGGTCCCAATATCACTCTGATGCCCATGTTCCACCAACAATACCACGGTTCAGTAGGTACCTAGATGAGCCATCTGGGTATCCTCCTAGTAATTATGGCAGAAGCAATTTTGGAAATGATGGTGAAACTGTAGAAGAATTTTCCATTAGAATTTTATGTGCTACAGTGAAGATCGGTGGGGTGATTGGCAAGGGTGGGGTCAATGTCAGACAATTAGAGCAACAGACAGGTGCTCACATTCAAGTTGAGGACACTGCTCCTGAGGCTGAGGAACGTGTGATTAGTATTTCATGTAAGGAG GTTCCTTGGGATACAATTTCTCCAACAATTGAAGCTGTTCTTCAACTTCAAAGCAGAACAAGTGCAAGCTCTGAAAATGGTGTTATCACAACACGATTGCTTGTTCCATCTAGTAAAGTTGGTTGCATTCTTGGACAAGGTGGCAACATAATAACAGAAATGAGAAGGCGAACTAAAGCAGATATTCGTGTTTACTCCAAGGATGACAAGCCAAAATATACATCTGCGAATGAAGAACTAGTGCAG ATTTCTGGAACTCGAGATGTTGCACGGGACGCACTTGCAGAGATTGCTTCTAGGCTCAGAGCAAGGACTTTCCGAGGCGGGAATGCTGCTGTTAATCCTGCACCTAGTGCACCTTTTCATGGAATTCCTCCTTTAGAAAGCAGGTCTGACCGAGGTGTACCATCATATGGAAATGCTGCGTTAGATTATGCACCACCGAGCCATTTTCGTGGTTACACTCCTGAAAGCTTTTCTGCTCGAGAAATACCAACATCTAGCATGGTTGGACCTGGGAAATCTGTCGGTTACAGTTACCCAAAG GGTTATGATCTGCAGGGTTATGGACAGGCACACGAAGCTCAATACTATTCTACACCATCAGCTGCTCCTGG GTACTCTAATTTTAACAGTTCTATGGACGTCAAGATTCCTAATAGTGCAGTGGCACCCGTTATTGGAGCTGATGGTAGCAATATTTCTGATATACATCAG GTTGGTGGACGGTTAAAATTACATGATCCACCTTTTGGTGCTCCGGAGCGTGTTGATATGCATGGTTCATCTGATCAGTTGAAGGTAGGACACGGCCCTCTTCCATCCTACATGACATCTGGGGGACAAAGTTTTCCACCATCTCAGGTACTTCGTCCATATTAG
- the LOC103979234 gene encoding KH domain-containing protein HEN4 isoform X6, with translation MKISMDERRTYGKNKSGSFRKRTYDQFDNGKRKKHNSGRDHGSTTTKPIDTIYRILCPVKKIGSVLGKGGDIVNTLRDETHAKIRVADAIPGAEERVIIIFSYLSQSEKNDSDQDLDDSDGNELEDMQPHCPAQDALLKIHDRIAADEILRGGVVQSKTEPDDVVTARILVPKNQVGCLLGKGGTIIQQLRSETGANIRVLPSDHLPPCAMDSDELVQVSGVPSIVKKALYRISTLLHQHPHKENPPLEDLIYASTQGSYHSEPSVPPPLPQGNRVWSQYHSDAHVPPTIPRFSRYLDEPSGYPPSNYGRSNFGNDGETVEEFSIRILCATVKIGGVIGKGGVNVRQLEQQTGAHIQVEDTAPEAEERVISISCKEVPWDTISPTIEAVLQLQSRTSASSENGVITTRLLVPSSKVGCILGQGGNIITEMRRRTKADIRVYSKDDKPKYTSANEELVQISGTRDVARDALAEIASRLRARTFRGGNAAVNPAPSAPFHGIPPLESRSDRGVPSYGNAALDYAPPSHFRGYTPESFSAREIPTSSMVGPGKSVGYSYPKGYGQAHEAQYYSTPSAAPGYSNFNSSMDVKIPNSAVAPVIGADGSNISDIHQVGGRLKLHDPPFGAPERVDMHGSSDQLKVGHGPLPSYMTSGGQSFPPSQVLRPY, from the exons ATGAAAAT CAGTATGGATGAAAGAAGGACATATGGGAAGAACAAATCCGGAAGTTTTAGAAAACGAACTTATGACCAATTTGATAATGGGAAAAGGAAGAAGCATAATTCTGGTCGTGATCATggttctactaccactaaacctaTTGATACTATTTATCGCATCCTTTGTCCTGTAAAGAAGATTGGTAGCGTTCTTGGGAAAGGAGGTGACATAGTTAATACCCTGAGAGATGAAACCCATGCAAAGATAAGGGTTGCAGATGCTATTCCTGGGGCAGAGGAAAGGGTAATTATCATATTTAGTTACCTGTCACAATCTGAAAAAAATGATTCCGATCAGGATTTGGACGATAGTGATGGAAATGAGCTAGAGGATATGCAGCCCCATTGTCCTGCCCAGGATGCTTTACTTAAGATCCATGATAGGATTGCTGCAGATGAGATTCTACGTGGTGGTGTGGTACAATCAAAGACTGAACCCGATGATGTTGTTACTGCTCGAATTTTGGTCCCAAAAAATCAAGTTGGATGTCTCCTTGGCAAGGGTGGAACAATTATTCAGCAACTGCGAAGTGAGACCGGTGCAAATATACGTGTATTGCCTTCAGATCACCTTCCACCTTGTGCTATGGACAGTGATGAACTAGTACAG GTATCAGGAGTGCCATCTATTGTGAAGAAGGCTTTATACAGAATTTCAACCTTGCTGCATCAGCATCCCCACAAGGAAAATCCTCCTCTAGAAGATCTTATATATGCCAGTACCCAAGGTTCATATCACTCTGAACCTTCCGTACCTCCCCCATTGCCTCAGGGAAATCGAGTGTGGTCCCAATATCACTCTGATGCCCATGTTCCACCAACAATACCACGGTTCAGTAGGTACCTAGATGAGCCATCTGGGTATCCTCCTAGTAATTATGGCAGAAGCAATTTTGGAAATGATGGTGAAACTGTAGAAGAATTTTCCATTAGAATTTTATGTGCTACAGTGAAGATCGGTGGGGTGATTGGCAAGGGTGGGGTCAATGTCAGACAATTAGAGCAACAGACAGGTGCTCACATTCAAGTTGAGGACACTGCTCCTGAGGCTGAGGAACGTGTGATTAGTATTTCATGTAAGGAG GTTCCTTGGGATACAATTTCTCCAACAATTGAAGCTGTTCTTCAACTTCAAAGCAGAACAAGTGCAAGCTCTGAAAATGGTGTTATCACAACACGATTGCTTGTTCCATCTAGTAAAGTTGGTTGCATTCTTGGACAAGGTGGCAACATAATAACAGAAATGAGAAGGCGAACTAAAGCAGATATTCGTGTTTACTCCAAGGATGACAAGCCAAAATATACATCTGCGAATGAAGAACTAGTGCAG ATTTCTGGAACTCGAGATGTTGCACGGGACGCACTTGCAGAGATTGCTTCTAGGCTCAGAGCAAGGACTTTCCGAGGCGGGAATGCTGCTGTTAATCCTGCACCTAGTGCACCTTTTCATGGAATTCCTCCTTTAGAAAGCAGGTCTGACCGAGGTGTACCATCATATGGAAATGCTGCGTTAGATTATGCACCACCGAGCCATTTTCGTGGTTACACTCCTGAAAGCTTTTCTGCTCGAGAAATACCAACATCTAGCATGGTTGGACCTGGGAAATCTGTCGGTTACAGTTACCCAAAG GGTTATGGACAGGCACACGAAGCTCAATACTATTCTACACCATCAGCTGCTCCTGG GTACTCTAATTTTAACAGTTCTATGGACGTCAAGATTCCTAATAGTGCAGTGGCACCCGTTATTGGAGCTGATGGTAGCAATATTTCTGATATACATCAG GTTGGTGGACGGTTAAAATTACATGATCCACCTTTTGGTGCTCCGGAGCGTGTTGATATGCATGGTTCATCTGATCAGTTGAAGGTAGGACACGGCCCTCTTCCATCCTACATGACATCTGGGGGACAAAGTTTTCCACCATCTCAGGTACTTCGTCCATATTAG
- the LOC103979234 gene encoding KH domain-containing protein HEN4 isoform X2, producing MKIMDERRTYGKNKSGSFRKRTYDQFDNGKRKKHNSGRDHGSTTTKPIDTIYRILCPVKKIGSVLGKGGDIVNTLRDETHAKIRVADAIPGAEERVIIIFSYLSQSEKNDSDQDLDDSDGNELEDMQPHCPAQDALLKIHDRIAADEILRGGVVQSKTEPDDVVTARILVPKNQVGCLLGKGGTIIQQLRSETGANIRVLPSDHLPPCAMDSDELVQVSGVPSIVKKALYRISTLLHQHPHKENPPLEDLIYASTQGSYHSEPSVPPPLPQGNRVWSQYHSDAHVPPTIPRFSRYLDEPSGYPPSNYGRSNFGNDGETVEEFSIRILCATVKIGGVIGKGGVNVRQLEQQTGAHIQVEDTAPEAEERVISISCKEVPWDTISPTIEAVLQLQSRTSASSENGVITTRLLVPSSKVGCILGQGGNIITEMRRRTKADIRVYSKDDKPKYTSANEELVQISGTRDVARDALAEIASRLRARTFRGGNAAVNPAPSAPFHGIPPLESRSDRGVPSYGNAALDYAPPSHFRGYTPESFSAREIPTSSMVGPGKSVGYSYPKGYDLQGYGQAHEAQYYSTPSAAPGFSHLSRYSNFNSSMDVKIPNSAVAPVIGADGSNISDIHQVGGRLKLHDPPFGAPERVDMHGSSDQLKVGHGPLPSYMTSGGQSFPPSQVLRPY from the exons ATGAAAAT TATGGATGAAAGAAGGACATATGGGAAGAACAAATCCGGAAGTTTTAGAAAACGAACTTATGACCAATTTGATAATGGGAAAAGGAAGAAGCATAATTCTGGTCGTGATCATggttctactaccactaaacctaTTGATACTATTTATCGCATCCTTTGTCCTGTAAAGAAGATTGGTAGCGTTCTTGGGAAAGGAGGTGACATAGTTAATACCCTGAGAGATGAAACCCATGCAAAGATAAGGGTTGCAGATGCTATTCCTGGGGCAGAGGAAAGGGTAATTATCATATTTAGTTACCTGTCACAATCTGAAAAAAATGATTCCGATCAGGATTTGGACGATAGTGATGGAAATGAGCTAGAGGATATGCAGCCCCATTGTCCTGCCCAGGATGCTTTACTTAAGATCCATGATAGGATTGCTGCAGATGAGATTCTACGTGGTGGTGTGGTACAATCAAAGACTGAACCCGATGATGTTGTTACTGCTCGAATTTTGGTCCCAAAAAATCAAGTTGGATGTCTCCTTGGCAAGGGTGGAACAATTATTCAGCAACTGCGAAGTGAGACCGGTGCAAATATACGTGTATTGCCTTCAGATCACCTTCCACCTTGTGCTATGGACAGTGATGAACTAGTACAG GTATCAGGAGTGCCATCTATTGTGAAGAAGGCTTTATACAGAATTTCAACCTTGCTGCATCAGCATCCCCACAAGGAAAATCCTCCTCTAGAAGATCTTATATATGCCAGTACCCAAGGTTCATATCACTCTGAACCTTCCGTACCTCCCCCATTGCCTCAGGGAAATCGAGTGTGGTCCCAATATCACTCTGATGCCCATGTTCCACCAACAATACCACGGTTCAGTAGGTACCTAGATGAGCCATCTGGGTATCCTCCTAGTAATTATGGCAGAAGCAATTTTGGAAATGATGGTGAAACTGTAGAAGAATTTTCCATTAGAATTTTATGTGCTACAGTGAAGATCGGTGGGGTGATTGGCAAGGGTGGGGTCAATGTCAGACAATTAGAGCAACAGACAGGTGCTCACATTCAAGTTGAGGACACTGCTCCTGAGGCTGAGGAACGTGTGATTAGTATTTCATGTAAGGAG GTTCCTTGGGATACAATTTCTCCAACAATTGAAGCTGTTCTTCAACTTCAAAGCAGAACAAGTGCAAGCTCTGAAAATGGTGTTATCACAACACGATTGCTTGTTCCATCTAGTAAAGTTGGTTGCATTCTTGGACAAGGTGGCAACATAATAACAGAAATGAGAAGGCGAACTAAAGCAGATATTCGTGTTTACTCCAAGGATGACAAGCCAAAATATACATCTGCGAATGAAGAACTAGTGCAG ATTTCTGGAACTCGAGATGTTGCACGGGACGCACTTGCAGAGATTGCTTCTAGGCTCAGAGCAAGGACTTTCCGAGGCGGGAATGCTGCTGTTAATCCTGCACCTAGTGCACCTTTTCATGGAATTCCTCCTTTAGAAAGCAGGTCTGACCGAGGTGTACCATCATATGGAAATGCTGCGTTAGATTATGCACCACCGAGCCATTTTCGTGGTTACACTCCTGAAAGCTTTTCTGCTCGAGAAATACCAACATCTAGCATGGTTGGACCTGGGAAATCTGTCGGTTACAGTTACCCAAAG GGTTATGATCTGCAGGGTTATGGACAGGCACACGAAGCTCAATACTATTCTACACCATCAGCTGCTCCTGG TTTCTCTCATTTGTCCAGGTACTCTAATTTTAACAGTTCTATGGACGTCAAGATTCCTAATAGTGCAGTGGCACCCGTTATTGGAGCTGATGGTAGCAATATTTCTGATATACATCAG GTTGGTGGACGGTTAAAATTACATGATCCACCTTTTGGTGCTCCGGAGCGTGTTGATATGCATGGTTCATCTGATCAGTTGAAGGTAGGACACGGCCCTCTTCCATCCTACATGACATCTGGGGGACAAAGTTTTCCACCATCTCAGGTACTTCGTCCATATTAG
- the LOC103979234 gene encoding KH domain-containing protein HEN4 isoform X4 — protein MKISMDERRTYGKNKSGSFRKRTYDQFDNGKRKKHNSGRDHGSTTTKPIDTIYRILCPVKKIGSVLGKGGDIVNTLRDETHAKIRVADAIPGAEERVIIIFSYLSQSEKNDSDQDLDDSDGNELEDMQPHCPAQDALLKIHDRIAADEILRGGVVQSKTEPDDVVTARILVPKNQVGCLLGKGGTIIQQLRSETGANIRVLPSDHLPPCAMDSDELVQVSGVPSIVKKALYRISTLLHQHPHKENPPLEDLIYASTQGSYHSEPSVPPPLPQGNRVWSQYHSDAHVPPTIPRFSRYLDEPSGYPPSNYGRSNFGNDGETVEEFSIRILCATVKIGGVIGKGGVNVRQLEQQTGAHIQVEDTAPEAEERVISISCKEVPWDTISPTIEAVLQLQSRTSASSENGVITTRLLVPSSKVGCILGQGGNIITEMRRRTKADIRVYSKDDKPKYTSANEELVQISGTRDVARDALAEIASRLRARTFRGGNAAVNPAPSAPFHGIPPLESRSDRGVPSYGNAALDYAPPSHFRGYTPESFSAREIPTSSMVGPGKSVGYSYPKGYGQAHEAQYYSTPSAAPGFSHLSRYSNFNSSMDVKIPNSAVAPVIGADGSNISDIHQVGGRLKLHDPPFGAPERVDMHGSSDQLKVGHGPLPSYMTSGGQSFPPSQVLRPY, from the exons ATGAAAAT CAGTATGGATGAAAGAAGGACATATGGGAAGAACAAATCCGGAAGTTTTAGAAAACGAACTTATGACCAATTTGATAATGGGAAAAGGAAGAAGCATAATTCTGGTCGTGATCATggttctactaccactaaacctaTTGATACTATTTATCGCATCCTTTGTCCTGTAAAGAAGATTGGTAGCGTTCTTGGGAAAGGAGGTGACATAGTTAATACCCTGAGAGATGAAACCCATGCAAAGATAAGGGTTGCAGATGCTATTCCTGGGGCAGAGGAAAGGGTAATTATCATATTTAGTTACCTGTCACAATCTGAAAAAAATGATTCCGATCAGGATTTGGACGATAGTGATGGAAATGAGCTAGAGGATATGCAGCCCCATTGTCCTGCCCAGGATGCTTTACTTAAGATCCATGATAGGATTGCTGCAGATGAGATTCTACGTGGTGGTGTGGTACAATCAAAGACTGAACCCGATGATGTTGTTACTGCTCGAATTTTGGTCCCAAAAAATCAAGTTGGATGTCTCCTTGGCAAGGGTGGAACAATTATTCAGCAACTGCGAAGTGAGACCGGTGCAAATATACGTGTATTGCCTTCAGATCACCTTCCACCTTGTGCTATGGACAGTGATGAACTAGTACAG GTATCAGGAGTGCCATCTATTGTGAAGAAGGCTTTATACAGAATTTCAACCTTGCTGCATCAGCATCCCCACAAGGAAAATCCTCCTCTAGAAGATCTTATATATGCCAGTACCCAAGGTTCATATCACTCTGAACCTTCCGTACCTCCCCCATTGCCTCAGGGAAATCGAGTGTGGTCCCAATATCACTCTGATGCCCATGTTCCACCAACAATACCACGGTTCAGTAGGTACCTAGATGAGCCATCTGGGTATCCTCCTAGTAATTATGGCAGAAGCAATTTTGGAAATGATGGTGAAACTGTAGAAGAATTTTCCATTAGAATTTTATGTGCTACAGTGAAGATCGGTGGGGTGATTGGCAAGGGTGGGGTCAATGTCAGACAATTAGAGCAACAGACAGGTGCTCACATTCAAGTTGAGGACACTGCTCCTGAGGCTGAGGAACGTGTGATTAGTATTTCATGTAAGGAG GTTCCTTGGGATACAATTTCTCCAACAATTGAAGCTGTTCTTCAACTTCAAAGCAGAACAAGTGCAAGCTCTGAAAATGGTGTTATCACAACACGATTGCTTGTTCCATCTAGTAAAGTTGGTTGCATTCTTGGACAAGGTGGCAACATAATAACAGAAATGAGAAGGCGAACTAAAGCAGATATTCGTGTTTACTCCAAGGATGACAAGCCAAAATATACATCTGCGAATGAAGAACTAGTGCAG ATTTCTGGAACTCGAGATGTTGCACGGGACGCACTTGCAGAGATTGCTTCTAGGCTCAGAGCAAGGACTTTCCGAGGCGGGAATGCTGCTGTTAATCCTGCACCTAGTGCACCTTTTCATGGAATTCCTCCTTTAGAAAGCAGGTCTGACCGAGGTGTACCATCATATGGAAATGCTGCGTTAGATTATGCACCACCGAGCCATTTTCGTGGTTACACTCCTGAAAGCTTTTCTGCTCGAGAAATACCAACATCTAGCATGGTTGGACCTGGGAAATCTGTCGGTTACAGTTACCCAAAG GGTTATGGACAGGCACACGAAGCTCAATACTATTCTACACCATCAGCTGCTCCTGG TTTCTCTCATTTGTCCAGGTACTCTAATTTTAACAGTTCTATGGACGTCAAGATTCCTAATAGTGCAGTGGCACCCGTTATTGGAGCTGATGGTAGCAATATTTCTGATATACATCAG GTTGGTGGACGGTTAAAATTACATGATCCACCTTTTGGTGCTCCGGAGCGTGTTGATATGCATGGTTCATCTGATCAGTTGAAGGTAGGACACGGCCCTCTTCCATCCTACATGACATCTGGGGGACAAAGTTTTCCACCATCTCAGGTACTTCGTCCATATTAG